The Pleuronectes platessa chromosome 13, fPlePla1.1, whole genome shotgun sequence genome includes a window with the following:
- the dapk3 gene encoding death-associated protein kinase 3 encodes MAGFRQEDVELFYEMEEELGSGQFAIVRKCKEKSTSIEYAAKFIKKRRLSSSRRGVSREEIEREVNILREIQHSNIITLHDIFENKTDVILILELVSGGELFDFLAEKESLSEEEATQFLKQILDGVQYLHSKRIAHFDLKPENIMLLDKNVPNPRIKLIDFGIAHQIKAGNEFKNIFGTPEFVAPEIVNYEPLGLEADMWSIGVITYILLSGASPFLGETKQETLTNISGVNYDFDEEYFSNTSELAKDFIRRLLVKDPKKRMSINDSLQHPWIKVIKRRNVRPEERDHKPERRRLKTTRLKEYTIKSHSSMPPNNTYVNFERFSQVLEEIAAAEEGLKDLERNQRSCQEDVAALLSIYEEKEGWYKEENQSISSDLSHIRQELQRSQTQRKKCQEEARGTMQAANILKRKFGRLENRYDVLAEQVASEVRWVEELVKSISAERDGLSSGSMP; translated from the exons ATGGCTGGCTTCAGGCAAGAGGATGTGGAGTTGTTTTATGAGATGGAAGAGGAGCTGGGCAG TGGACAGTTTGCCATTGTTCGCAAGTGCAAGGAGAAGAGCACAAGCATCGAGTACGCGGCCAAGTTCATTAAGAAGCGGCGGCTGTCGTCCAGCCGGCGGGGGGTGAGCCGCGAAGAGATCGAGCGAGAGGTCAACATCCTGCGGGAGATTCAGCACAgcaacatcatcactctgcacGACATCTTTGAAAACAAGACGGACGTGATCCTGATCCTGGAGCTGGTGTCTGGAGGAGAGCTCTTTGACTTCCTGGCTGAGAAGGAGTCTCTGTCCGAGGAGGAGGCCACTCAGTTCCTCAAACAGATCCTGGATGGCGTTCAGTATCTGCACTCCAAACGCATCGCCCACTTTGACCTCAAG CCTGAGAACATCATGCTGCTCGACAAGAACGTCCCAAACCCCAGGATCAAACTGATCGACTTCGGGATCGCTCATCAGATAAAAGCAGGAAACGAGTTCAAGAACATCTTTGGAACGCCAGAGTTTGTCG CGCCAGAAATAGTAAACTATGAGCCACTTGGACTGGAGGCGGACATGTG GAGCATCGGAGTGATCACGTACATTCT GTTGAGTGGTGCTTCGCCGTTTCTGGGTGAGACCAAGCAGGAGACCCTGACCAACATCTCAGGCGTCAACTATGACTTTGACGAGGAGTATTTCAGCAACACCAGCGAGCTCGCCAAAGACTTCATACGCCGCCTGTTGGTCAAGGATCCAAA gaagaGAATGTCGATTAATGACAGTCTTCAGCATCCCTGGATTAAG GTGATCAAGAGGAGGAACGTGCGTCCAGAGGAGAGAGACCACAAGCCTGAGCGCCGGCGCCTGAAGACCACTCGTTTGAAGGAGTACACCATTAAGTCTCACTCCAGCATGCCGCCGAACAACACCTATGTCAACTTTGAGCGCTTCTcccaggtgctggaggagatCGCAGCGGCAGAGGAAGGCCTGAAGGACCTGGAGCGCAACCAGCGCTCGTGCCAAGAGGATGTGGCGGCGCTACTGTCCATCTACGAGGAGAAAGAGGGTTGGTAcaaggaggagaaccagagcaTCTCCAGCGACCTGAGCCACATCCGCCAGGAGCTGCAGCGCTCCCAGACCCAGCGCAAGAAGTGCCAGGAGGAAGCCCGAGGCACCATGCAGGCTGCCAACATCCTCAAGCGCAAGTTTGGGCGCCTGGAAAACCGCTACGATGTCCTGGCCGAGCAGGTGGCCTCCGAGGTCCGCTGGGTGGAGGAGCTGGTCAAGTCCATATCTGCAGAGAGGGACGGGCTCAGCTCTGGCAGCATGCCCTGA